The Salinirubellus salinus genome segment AGTCGACGCCGTCCACTTCGCCCGGACCGTCCTCGAACCCGCGTTCGACCTCGTCGTCTCGGGCTGTGACGCCGGCCCGAACCTCGGTGCCCACCGGCTCGGGCGCTCGGGGACCGTCGGCGCGGCCATCGAAGCCGCCCACCTCGGCGTACCGGCGGTGGCGTGCTCGCTCTACGACCCCGCGGTGGGGAGCCGCGAGTTCGAGCGGGCCGACTTCGAACCAGTCGGGCCGACCCTCCGGTTCCTCGTCGAGACCGTCGCTGCCGGCGGCCTGCCCGCGGCGTGTGACTACCTGAACGTGAACGTCCCCGCGACCGAGGACGCCCCACTCCGTGCCACCGAACCCGTCCACGACTTCGACGTGGAGATCGAGCGGCACGCCGACGGCTACCACGCCCGCGACCGGTTCTACGACCCGCTGGCCGAGGGCGCCGTCTCCGACCCCGTGGGCACCGACCGCCGGGCCGCGGCCGACGGCGAGGTGTCGGTGTCGCCACTGACGGTCCGGCAGTCGACGCCGGCACTCGAGGCACTCGAGGAACTGCTCGCCGGGCACGGCGGCGGAGCGTAGGGGCGCGGCCGCTGGGACCCACCCATTTTACCCCCGTCCCGCCGAAGCGGACGGTATGACAGACGTCTCCGAGAGCGGCTTCAAGGAGGTGACTCGTGTGGCCGAGGCCCGCGAGCGCCTGCTGGAGGCCGTCTCACCCCACGGTCGAACCGACCGGGTCCCGCTCCGGGTGGCCGACGGCCGCGTCCTCGCCGAGTCCGTCGTCGCCGACCGGAACGTCCCGCACTACGCCCGTGCCGCGATGGACGGCTGGGCCGTCCGCGCCGCGGACACGTTCGGCGCGGGTGACCGGTCGCCGGCGGTCCTCCGCGAGTCCGAGGGGCGCGTCGGGCCGGACGAGGCCGTCCGGGTCCACACCGGGAGCGAAGTTCCGGACGGTGCCGACGCCGTCGTCATGGTCGAGGACACCGAGCGGTTCGGTGACGAGGTCGAGGTGTTCGACGCCGTCGCTGGCGGCGAGAACGTCGCCCCCGCGGGCGAGGATGTGGAGGCCGGCCAACCACTCTACGAGGTGGGTCACCGGCTCCGACCCTCCGACCTCGGCCTCCTGAAGGCCGTCGGCATCACCCGAGTCGAGGTGTACGAACAGCCGACGGTCGGCGTGGTCCCCACCGGCGAGGAGCTCGTCGAACACGACCCCGAACCGGGTGAGGTGATCGAGACGAACGGCCTGACCGTCTCGCGCTACGTCCGTCGCTGGGGTGGGCGCGCGGAGTACCGGAACGTGGTGACGGACGACGAGTCGGCACTCCGTGCGGCCATCGAGCGCGACCTGACGAAGGACGTCGTCGTCACCACCGGCGGTTCCTCGGTCGGCGAGCGCGACCTGATACCCGAGGTGGTCGCGGACCTCGGCGAGGTGCTGGTCCACGGGGTCGCGCTGAAACCCGGCCACCCCTGTGCACTCGGCGTCGTGCGCGACACGCCGGTCGTGATGTTGCCGGGCTATCCGGTCGCCTGCATCGTCAACGCCGTCCAGTTCCTGCGGCCCCTCCTGAAACACCTCGAGGGGGGGACACTCCCACCCCACCCCACGCGGCCCGCGACGCTGACGAGGAAGGTGGCGAGCGAACCGGGCGTCCGGACGTTCGCCCGCGTCCGTCTCGAGGCGGGCGACGGCGAGGTGCTGGCGACGCCGACGCGTGCCTCCGGGTCTGGCGTCCTCTCGAGCGTCGCGCTGGCCGACGGCTGGGTCGTCGTCCCCGAGGGGCTGGAGGGGTACGACGAGGGGGCGGAGGTGGCGGTGGAGGACTGGGAGTACGCGCCCTGACCGGCGTCCGTCGCGGCACCCTTCTTGTGGCCCCCGGCCGAACGCTCCCCCATGCCCGACCGCAAGCAGTTCCGTGACCTCGCGCCGCCCGAGCGGGCCCACGAGGCCATCGGCTCGCTCTCGCTCTCGCCAGCCCCCGAGACGGTACCGCTCGAGGACGCCGCCGGTCGCGTCCTCGCCGACCGCGTGGACGCCACGCTCGACGTGCCGGGCTTCGACCGCGCGAGCGTCGACGGGTACGCCCTGCGCGCCGCGGACACGTTCGGCGCGGACGAGGCCGACCCGGCCCGGCTCGAACTCGTCGGTGAGGTCCACGCCGGCACCGAACCCGACGTCGAGGTGGCCGAGGGCGAGTGTGCAGAGATATCGACCGGCGCCGTCGTGCCGCCGGGCGCCGACGCCGTCGTCATGGTCGAGCGAACCGACCGGGACGAC includes the following:
- the surE gene encoding 5'/3'-nucleotidase SurE — its product is MTDPRILLTNDDGIDAPGLLATRDALADYDVTVVAPTVAHDGASRSDTRGFGVSEHDLGYVVDGTPVDAVHFARTVLEPAFDLVVSGCDAGPNLGAHRLGRSGTVGAAIEAAHLGVPAVACSLYDPAVGSREFERADFEPVGPTLRFLVETVAAGGLPAACDYLNVNVPATEDAPLRATEPVHDFDVEIERHADGYHARDRFYDPLAEGAVSDPVGTDRRAAADGEVSVSPLTVRQSTPALEALEELLAGHGGGA
- a CDS encoding molybdopterin molybdotransferase MoeA, which encodes MTDVSESGFKEVTRVAEARERLLEAVSPHGRTDRVPLRVADGRVLAESVVADRNVPHYARAAMDGWAVRAADTFGAGDRSPAVLRESEGRVGPDEAVRVHTGSEVPDGADAVVMVEDTERFGDEVEVFDAVAGGENVAPAGEDVEAGQPLYEVGHRLRPSDLGLLKAVGITRVEVYEQPTVGVVPTGEELVEHDPEPGEVIETNGLTVSRYVRRWGGRAEYRNVVTDDESALRAAIERDLTKDVVVTTGGSSVGERDLIPEVVADLGEVLVHGVALKPGHPCALGVVRDTPVVMLPGYPVACIVNAVQFLRPLLKHLEGGTLPPHPTRPATLTRKVASEPGVRTFARVRLEAGDGEVLATPTRASGSGVLSSVALADGWVVVPEGLEGYDEGAEVAVEDWEYAP